ATGATCGATCATCCATAAGTGATATCCAATAGAATTGTAATGATAAACAAAGTAATGTAGATTCTGTGGTAAAGAatgataaagataataataatataattgttaCTACATTTCAAATAAGTACGAGCAAAACATCTTAATGATACTAGTGCTCTTGATCCATGTAAGGATTAAAGAGAtgattttataacttttttgcAAGATcattcatataaaatttaaggtctttcaaaataaaagtagttaattatatatttctaataGATATATCATACAAAagatataaaactaaattttttatatatgcttaAGActaaaagaagttttttttagtcATGTTTAAGGTTCATGAAGGGCTTTATGGAGCTCAATAATCGAACAATAAAATGAGGTGGCTTATCATGAACTGTGGCTTTCATTGGCCAAACATAACCAATGATTGTGTTAGTTATGTAAAAGAATGCCAAGAATGTCATCAATCCAACACGTACCTTCTAATGAACTCAATGAAATGATCAAACAATGATCATTTAAAGGTTGGacaatggattttattggcaaGATACATTCTCCATCATCAAGTGGACATAACTACATCTTAGTTGTCACCGATTACTTCAACAAGTGAGTTGAAGCTTTCcttattaattgattaattgagAAATAGTTATCGAATTCATTAAAGAATAGATCATCCATAAATTTGAACTCTTAAAAACTACCATCATTAACTAAGAATCAATGTTCTTAATATGAATCAATTCACATAGGATTATGGATTAAAAATAGTCCATTATACTCCTTATTATGTTTAAGCCAAtatataagcaaactcaaccaATAAAGTTATGATCCTTGACAATTTGAAAGCtggtaaaaaacaattttgaagcttgacattatattttgttaaaagtaCTAAGAACATATAAAACTTCACATAATACTTTTTTAGGGACATTACTATTTACTGTAACATATGgttataatgttattttaactaTAAAGCTCAAATTACAATCACTTATAAGATTGCATGATGTAACATGGATGGTTTTGATTATCAGTCAACCATAGTAGTTGAGTATGAGGTAAGATTATATGCAATAGATCATTTCTTAGCACATAAGAGAAAGGTTGAAAGGGCATATGACATACATGTTTGATCAATATTTCTtagaaaaagatattatatGGAAGGTCATACTCCTAATTAGCTATAAGAATGTTAAATATGGTAAATGGTTATAAAGGGAGGTGTTTATTACCTAGTAAACTAGGATGAGAAAACTATTGATTGATCATTGATCGAACCCTTACTAGAATAACATGCTATAAGATAGAGTTCTTAAAAGAACTAAATGGAGTGTTTTATGGTTATGATCTCCAAATCGATCATTCAATGCCTTCAAGAACACTATCTTTTAGCACGGTCTTAAGATTTTATGCTTGTACTTAATAGAAAATTTTAGCaacaattttgtttaattgtctttttcattttcaattatgAAATCTGCATTGCTCTATTTGTTATGACATTCGTGTTAGATATCAATTATGGTTGATCAATCAATGATTTTGACAAAGATAATGCCATAATTATTGAAGGTTGTCTTGTATCATGATCCATGTTGAGCCAAGTCAttggtttttgtattatttcttcttaatgaaaaaaaaaaactaaagtataaaacattttaataaggTTTTTGGCCATATTATGGTATCGATTTTGGGTAAGGTGTTCATGTAAACCCTTGTGTTAACTTCtaattaaaggtaaaaaaaacttcGACGAGTAATGAAAACTTGAGatgaaaatagataaataaatggtggaaataaaaatacatgtgaTGTGTAAATGGAGGGGATACCATTCATAAGCAAATTTAAAGGTATTTATGAAGTTAAAATGAGgactaataaatttagtttaaaattcataatgttGGTAAATTTAGTTTACACTTCACAACGTTCATGAAATTGGTAATGAGTTTCGACGGATAGAAgaattagaaaaattttaaataaatatgttttgagAATGaagaattataatgaaaatgagaaataacaattaaaaatgaattacatgaaaaaatattggtGTAAACCTTAACTGAAAATCGGTAATGTTATTGTGAAACTGTAATAAGTCTGTAAgagaaataaatgataaaaagaaaaaaataagtatattaTTAGAATAAGGAGAGCATCCCAAGGATTTAGTGTGGTAACTGATATGATCCATGAAAGGATGGAACatgaaaatttagatttttttatgtaaaatcaACTATTGACCAGTTTTacgctataaaaaaaaactctgaacCTGATTATCGGATCAAGCTAGAACTTTACATGAAGTCTCCTGAAATGTTGGTCTACCATGGGTTAAAATTCCAGGTCAATCAGAGTTCAAAAAAGTGATACAAAATTACTAGTGGCCAAAAACAGCACGTGGACAATAAGTAAGGGGAAAATTGTAACTAGCTACAAAAGtctagcttcttcttcttttttagagagagagagagagagagatttggatagagagagaaattgaaagattaaagaagaaaaaaggaagggAAAGGTTTGGACCATGGAAATTATCATCAATTTGAGTTTGAAAGggtaattgattttgattatggTTTTGAAAGAGGGGTTAGGGTTTGTTGAATTATGGTTGAAGAAATGCTATTTGtgtggaaaataagttggattATGTAATATAGTTGTTTAAATAGAaactttgagagagaaaaaaattgaaataaactaATGGGTTTTCCTAATGACAAGTGGTTCATAATTAGTAGATATGAGAATTTCTGTATTAGATGTGATTTTGTGTACATGTCTTTTGATGTGGAAGGTTATGTTATTATATTTGAGGTGAAAGTTAAGATAGGAAGCATGAATTGTATGTTATGTGAATGTTTTGGAAAGtatgaaatgaaatttattagAGTATGGATATGATAACTTATAGATCTAATGGGTGTAATACATGTTCGTGTAAAGAAAATTAACATTATTAAGTAATGAATTTGGTAAGATGTAATAGATGGAGTGTTTGATGTCAAAGTTAGCTAAATTCTAAGTTAAAGAGATTTTGGGAAGATGAAAAAGTTGacataattaattgataaaacTTGCATTGTTTTAAAAGTTAGATGAGTAAGGGTGAGTTGAAGTGGAGAGAAGAAGTTAAGACAAGATTACAAACTTTGTTAATATAGATCAAGTTGTTAGTTTAGAAATTATGGAAAGCAAACTTGATTTTTGATAAATCTTATTGTTGTGATGTTGAATATTTGGAAGGTTTGTGGATAAAAATTAGGTTGGAAGAGCTATAAACAAGGTTTTAAATCAATCAAACTAAAAGCTTTAAGAAGTTTAGTTttgaagaataatttatttgtctTTACAAACATGTACTATGTAAAGCACTTAATAAGTCTTTGCCCCATAAGTATTGTAAAAAGAGGGTATATATTGTTACTATTTTTTAGGCCCCCCatataagcaaaaagaaaaaagaaaatacaaaaaaagaagaaaataaaaaatatgtatatatcaGTAAGAAAAATATACCAGAACACCTAAGGAATTGCTGAAAATTGGTTAAGGAGGATCAAATATGCAACATTGAAAAATTCAACAGTATATACCAGAATGCTTAAGAAAAGCTTTATtggcaaagaaaattcaatttgagaagaTAAATTCAAAAGTAGATGTTTAAGGGTTCAATTGGAATTTTTctaggtttaattgaatttataaagagcttaattgcaagaaaattttatttttttaagtcaatttaggttttaattggaagaagttaaaatttaagggtcgaattgaaatttttaagattaatttgatcaaatcaagagcttaattgcataaatataaaagtttGATGGAGAATTAagaacttgattgaagaaatccaaaaccgaggaccaaattggaaaagaTGCAAGAATGTAGGGGCTGATCATGGGTTGGAtcgaagaaattggaagttgtttggtcaattgagggctaaaatacataaattcagaactaaggactaaaatgaaaaagacgGTCAACTTAAAGACTAGCAATTAAGTTTATTGTTAAtgaaattgcaagaaattaaaattataaagacaATTAAgggtgcaattaaaaaaattgaaagaataaggACTCGATTACAATTTTCATATCCtaaattaaaaactctaatCTCACACAAACAATGTGTCGTTCAAacttgaagaagagaagatgaGTGACACATCATTCGATCACCTTGGCCTctgttttttacaattttgaCTAATTAGGTTTGTAACTTTAAACGAATGAATGTAGAGCTACAAACCTTCTAATTGAGCAAGAGTGGATTCAAATGAAAGGTGTGCATCCCATCTACCAATTTTAGGTGGTCATAGGCTACAATGACATCAGAATTACTTCGAAGAAGCCTCGAAAGTAGGCAACCCAAATAGCTCTAACAGTTTTGGCTGGTTGAGTTGGCAATTTCATACGAATAAATGTAGAGCTACAAACTTTCAAATTGAGTCATATTGGATTCAAATGAATGGTGTGCACCCGCTCTACCAACTCCAAGTAGTCGCAAGTGACGATGACGTCATAATTAACCCGACAAAGCCTTGAAAGTGGGCAACTCAGTCATTCAGGGGTGAAATCCAATTGtgtaaaaaaactagtttttttcctGTGTGTTCACACTCAAAAGCTTCTTATGTGTTCTTATTAAGGGTTCAAAATCCTTCCCTTAAGATCAAGggttaagaataaatttaaaatcatcccaaaaattctataaatacCCCTTACAATCAAAGGAAAatgagtgagaaaaaaaaaaagaacataggAGTAACTATCCTAGGTACCTTTCTAATCTAAAATCAACCCCTAATGGTTTgttttagttggtttttttattttgttttatatttatgtttacaaGCATAGCAAAGAGTTTTGAAATGTTTAATAAATGATGTTGTATTCACTTCTTTGATGTTGTGATTTTCATTTAGTGTTGTTatttctaaagttttttttaatgttttgaaacatatttattgttgtttttaagtttatatatataatattgttttagtttgtgTTTTGACCTAGCTTATGCATGTTAATGCAAAGGTGTTTACCTTGACTTTACTATGCATGTTCTTGCACAAAATGGGTTCAAAAGGCCAATTTTGAATCCATATTGCATGAACATTTAAGTTGTGTTAAGTTGTATTTAGATTTGATACCCCAAGctttattttggtgttttgatgtttttttttgttactgttttttattccaatatatttttgtatgttagTGTGACCtgttgagattaaaaaaaaaaacatgttttataagcaaaaaaatGTCAGTTTTGAAGGCTTGACAGTGGTTGTATTCTGGGCATGTTGCTGAGTTTTTGATTAGGCAATGTTCTTCACTTTCTTGCGAAGAATATTGCATTGACTAtatgatttgaaataattttggtCCATTTCTTTGCCCAGAACTATTCCCTGAACTTGATTAGTCAATAATATGTTTTGAAacatatttattgttgttttaagtttatatatatatatatatatatatataatgttgttttagtttGTGTTTTGACTTAGCATATGCATGTTAATGCAAGGGTGTTTACATTGGCTTTACTATGCATGTTCTTGCACAAAATGGGTTCAAAAAGCCAATTTTGAATCCATATTACATGAACATTTAAGTTGTGTTAAGTTGTTGAATTAGATTTGATACCTCAAGCTTGATTTtggtgttttgatattttttttgttagtgcttctcatttaaatatatttgtgtATGTTAGTGTGACCTGTTgggtaaaaaaaatcagttttgaaGGCTTGACAATGGTTGTATTATAGGTATGTTGTTGGGTTTTTGGTTGGGCAATGTTCTTCGTATACGAAGAACATTGCTTTAACTACATGATTTGGAATAATTTTGGTCCATTTATTTGTCCAGAACTATTCCATGGACTTGATTAGTCAATAATATATAGTTAATTCACATCAATAACATGTTTTAATGCTTTTAAATCATATTGTTTGGTTTCATAGTCGAAATCTATTTTTGGCCAAATCATgttgattttgttaaaaattaaagtaaatgaaTATTAGATTATTGGTTCTTACATGATTCCCAACATGTCTATACCTTTGGTTTACCCATAATAAGCTTGATTTGAATATCTCATTGGCCAAATCattgtgatattaaaaaaaaaaaaaacaataaacatgcAAAACAAGAGAATTAACTTAATGCTAAGTATTCCtttcaaaataaacatatgGTCACTTAAGTAATTTACAATTAAGTTAGAGAATTCAAAGTGATAATAAAGAACATGCTTtaagttttaatataaattaatagagcTTTTCAAGTGCTTGGGAGCTTTTGTCTTCTAATATGTACAAATTACTAATACTCTATTGGACAGTGTAGAAGGCTTCCGGAGAGTGGCTACTGAAGAATCAACTTCCAATACCCGCCGTTTGTATCCTCCAAAAAGCCTCCAGCAAACAGACAAAATACTGTAATGCTTTCAGGGAACCGTATAACAGCTGTACCTGGACATTCTTCTTCCATCCATGTGCTCCTATTTCCCGATTCTAtttatattcaattattaaactTTACTGGAGTTTATTTGCTATCtttcctttcaaaaaaataataatatattcaaataatattggttttatttgtaaaaaatatatttattatttttaatattcgattatatttattactattatGATAGTGCACCAATTACAATCAATGAATTAACTCATGATTTTCAAAATTAGGAGTactaagttataaaaaaaaaatcataaaaattattataacttaaaaaaaaaggtaaaagcaAGACAAAAACCTGCTTGCCCCGCTCCCTCGCTAACAATAATTTCCTGTTGTGTTGCTGCCACCACtccactagttttttttaaaaagaaaaaaaaaaaaaacgaaaatctACGGTGTTTGTTTCCATGCTCCTCCTAATAATTAATTgcagtattattattattattcttatccCATCgtgtataaaacaaaacaatgctAAGAAGCTGAAGTGGCAGTACGGTCTGACCGTACTGCTGGCTGTGAGAGAGAAGAAATCCAAGCCAACCATCTCGAAATAACCCCAGCTACCTGTCCCTCTTGATTGTTGTTATTACTGCTTCGGCTCGCAAACCTGTTCAAACCCGTGCATTCGGACATGCTTCTTGTGTTTATTACACTTCTGCCACTGCCACCAGTCCCATTCCGGTGCCTCCCATCCCCTACCAAGTCCAGCTGCAGATTCACTGATGCCGAGGCCGACGTTGTCGACAATCTACGGCTGTCACTTAATATCATTTCTGACCGTAGATAAAGTAGATCTGACGGCTGTACGTCGCTCCATCTCTGGTGGAACCCACCTGAGACGATTATCCTATGCTCTAATCTTGTTTTATCGTCGATGGTCAAGAGAAGCCCATCCTTTCTATGGCCGCCGCGATCAAAACATCCAACGGTCACGGACGCAGACTCGATATTCTTCTTTCTCGAACTCGAACTGTCCAGGGACCTTCTAAACGACGTCGCAGCAGGAACAACTCCTAACTTGTGCTGGAACCAACTACTCACCCTCTCACCAGCCGAAGAATGCCTGCCTGAAATTCGCCGGAATCCTGGAGACGCGGCGGTGGAACCGTCTCCTTGTTTTCCGCTTTCAATGTCCAAGAATTCAGGATCTTGTTCTGCATTGTTGTAATTGATATTGTTAACATCGTTTCCAATCAACAGAACATCCTCTGGATCCACTCGGTAGCGACAAAGAGGGCATGTTGAATGAGCGTCAAGCCAAGTATCCACGCATTCGACATGGAATGCATGTTTGCATTTGGgaagtaattttaaaacttctgtAGGCTCGAATCTTGTTAAGCAAACAGCGCATTCTAGTCCCTCCTTTTGCCCTCTAAGTGAGCTGAACCGAAATATTGGTAGCGACTCGATTACCGCTCGGTCGATCCCTGAGTGTTTTCTTGCTGCTCTTACATTCGGATCGTTAATGTCGTAACCCGCAACGCTGATAGCGTTACCATTTCCACGCTTGCAGTGTTTGGCATAGAGCAGTAAGAGAAAGGTAACGGAAAATATGGTGGTTAAAACGGCTACGATTATGGCTATGCTTGTCCTGAATGGTGTCTCATTTGGTCTACTAATATTTGACTGTGAAAGGGGCGGAGGAGGTGTAGGTGGGTTTAATGGTGTGATAATGTCTCCAATAATGTCTGCAAATAAGGGTCTAAAACAATTAGAGAAAACCGAAGCAAGAAAAATGAACAAGATTGATGACGCTTTGTTGAAAGCGCCCATGTGTCCTCCTGGAGATGGTGGGAAGCTTGAGACTCTTGGGCCGGAAAAGGAGGTTTGTTTTCCGGCGAGATTCTGTGGAATGGGCTTAGATAAGAACACAAAGAAGACGAGGCAAAGGCTTCTAACTCACCTGGTTGAGATATCGTTAAAATACTCACAGCTCCCTTCTCTTAAATTACCTTCAGAGATGGAGACAGACCCATCAGAAATAACAAATGAACCATATCAACAACCGAATAGCTTGAACTTAATTTGTAGTTTGTAACGGCCTATCGTCTCTAAAAAGAGTTAAAAGGGAGAGttcttagagagagagagagagagagatgaaacaAGTGAACACGCAGGAGAGAGGCAGCTAGCTTGCTGGTTGGAAAGAGATTTCAACCTCAAATCTCCGAAACATGGGTCTTAAAAGACAGGAGCCAAACACGTGACGCATGTTCGATGCTTCACCTCGACAGATCATGAAACACGGTTCCCTCATCCCACCTGAAAGTGTGAATGCCGGGCTCATGTCTTGAAATTAACATAGTTATACTATATGGTTTCAACTTTTACCCCCTCTTTTGTTTtagatattcttttttttcgtTGCTTCGTAACAATTGAatcacaattaaaatttaaaaataaataatatcttttatggGAAAATTAGATAAATGAAATTCAACTTCAATCCATTTCAGTCTTGTGCACACACATACACACCAAAACACCTAATCATATATATTTGGGTGTGTTATTAATCTTTTCACAACTTAAATGTGGATATTTAGATTCATATATAAATCTTATCTCTAAGTGATAAGTCTTGGACAATGTGCACACCACCCTAATAATAAGCTACATAAGTTAAGATATGAATAATACCTAAAATTAATAGATAGATATTTgttagataatatatataatgaattgaCCCGCATGAGGATGCTATATAAATAGATCATTTGTAATAATACCTAAAACTAATAGATAGATATTTgttagataatatatataatgaattgaCCCGCATGAGGATGCTATATAAATAGATcatttgtatttataaaaaggTTCATACAAGAGTTGTGTAAGTGATTTTTATACTTAATATCACCAAGATATCTTGTAAAGAGAATGATATGTTTTAATTCTAACTATATATTGTGATAATCAAGAGTAACAAACAGACAAATACTAAGTAtaacattaaatatataaagGTATTTGAGTGATTAAAAGAGAATTCACCATCTTatgtgaattagaaaaaatatttcacagattctcaaatagtattgattgtgaaaACCTTACATATAGTAATACGAtttaaaaagagtttcaaatattatttaaaagatcaATGACAATATTATAGataacaaatatgatttgacagagaaaatatatttcatgctataatatctaaataagaacttttttttataaagagataataattacactaagaaACAAGGTACTAAAAGGTTAAATCGAACCACATATAACTTTCATAGTATTTAAAAGATCATATATTGCTAGACGGTGCacttgatctttaaatatagataaatcaattactgaattgataataaattaaattatttaatcctattttgTTTAGGATTGTGATTTGTATTTAGACCAACATATTAGAAACCTAACAAGTCACTCGCATTAAAAGTCATTGGTCATAAATTAAACTAAGATTAATCAAtgacttgattataaataaattttagagattgaaaattataatgtaattaatacaatggattataattttagacttagaaaaatcaagtgaggtcttaactaaataaatttcttaaactattatgaaataaatagatatcatattatttagggtaaattgatattttaccgGTTTTAGTTATTAggtttttcctataaataaattgttgtgcttatattttttatataaaaggtaTTGTACACACTCCACTTATATAGATAGACAGAGTATAGAAATGAAAAGGCTAACACTCAAAGCATAATGATCCCTCTCTTAAAGGGGTTTTAAGAGATTCTAACTAGTGGTTCGTATGGATTACTATTAGAGTCTAAACACTTGGATGATTTATGATGTACGATAACCCagctttgaaaaaatttatcaaaccttggaaaaaatatatgatcttTGGATAGTATTTGCCCAAACCCTAAACAACCTTAAATTTTCTACAGGATCCTTTAGActcttgaaaaaatttaaatcatcatttttgttatgtttatatATTCTGAGAAACCCAACACATATGCCCTTGCCATCATATTGGTCGAATGCATATATGATGCATCAACTAGTAAACAATCCAAGATGTGTATGTGAGCAcattaaaagcatttttaattagagttttaaaaatgcatttgagAAGAGAGTAatcatttccttttcaattagagGTGGATATATATGTGCAACCACTTTATGCTACCTTTAGGAGTGCTCTTTAATGGGTTCCGTGGgtcttttttcatgtttctaAGTTGAAATGGCCTAGCTCCGCGTCTATGCTgaacttatattattttatgaaagtaTATATCAAATCCTTCCACTTAAAGATCTTAGTATTATCTAAATACATGTTCTAACTCAACGCTACACTGCATAAGCTCTCATAGAAGAAGTGGATCGAAACCTTCTCATCATAGACTATCTCGACCATTTTGTTATAGTAAACTTATAGTTATGTCATGGGATATTATATGCCATTGTACTAGATAAACTTCAGCACCTTGAACTTTTTAAGTATTATAATGTTACGCGTGATACATATTGATGCAAACCTCATTGATATAAAGATCTAGAAAATCATTATCAAATCAActcttttaaaaagaagaagttataaCCAAGTTTGAAACTGAGCTTGAAATAATGATAACCTATATCATGCTACCAAGACTATAAAGTAATCAAACATCCACCTAACACCTATAAAAagacatgaaattttttttttatagaagatttCATGAAGCTTTGTCAATTCTTTAATAAGtcaaaatagtttaatgaaGAATCAAATTAAGAGAATTATCCCATAATCACATActaaattattctaaaatcaAAGTATgtccttaaaaaaaactaattacaagataaataatcatatttatactaggtaaaaattattctaaacaatgttgaaaaaataacaaaagagttctaaataaaataggaaacGAATTATAAATTAGCTAGGAAACTAATACAATTCTCAAATATTAGCTTTAAAACCTTATCAAAAGAACTTCTTAATGTCTAATTGACTTGAGATTTTAACCCAATATAAAACAAGACCTCTGGAATCTTCTGGTAAACTTTTAGCCCAATCTAAtcgttggataaaaaaatatgattgttagagtaaaattatgcattagaaaaaatagatctctaaatgtcaaaattaattagCCCATAAAGTACATGGATCAGACcctttttatacatatattaaattgaataaattttgatCATCACATGTTAAATATGTAACCTTCATGAAATTCATCTTGGCTCAAATACTTTGAATAAACCTATTGAATACATATTTGAACTTCTTTGCTCTTAGTCTTGTAATTGACCCATCTAGAACTTATAATGGATTATTTAGTGTAGGTTAGATTGTATCGTCCCCTCTCTTCTGAAAATGATTAACCTTGAATCATTACCTatattaaacaaagaaaaatcataaacattGAAAGTAGTAATAACACCATACCCACTtggtaaatttattttgtaggcattgtcattaattttttcaaggttttgGAATGGACTATCTCTTCTCGGTATCAAATTAGTCTTTATAAGTTAAGGAAACCTCTCCTTGTGTATATGCATCTAAACCTAATCACATGATTCAAAGATAACCCCTTTTGTACCTTTATTAGCTTTGAATGCACATtgctcattttatttatttatttattgtcgtACACTTTCATAAAGAGCCTTTATTACCTATGTCTTTCTATTGACATCAAGACTAACCCTTGCATCCACAAGTAAAGGAATTAGATCTAAAGGAGTtaaaggattaaagccataaataatttcaaaagaaGAATAATTAGCAGTAGAATGCACACTTCTATTATATGCAAATTCAATAAACGACAAATAATCTTCTCAATTccttaaattgttttgaatgaTAGTTCTTATTAATGTAGTTAGAGTCCTATTAACTATAGTTTGACCATCTATTTATGGATAacaagtattaaaaaataacaattttgttcCTAACTTACACTATAAAACCTTTCAAAAGTAGCCAAGAAACTTAACATTATGATCATAAATAATGCTTCTAGAAACCTCATGAAGCTGAACTAATTCCGTAAAGAATAAGTTCATTATATTAGTTGTATCATCAATTTTATGACAAGATATGAAATGTGTCATCTTAgaaaacatatcaacaaccataAAAATAGAATCCCTACCCCTTTTTAACCTAGgcaaacctaaaataaaattcataaatatatcaacTTGAGATTTCTTAGGCATTAGCAAAAGAGTGTATAAACCATAAGGTAAAAATTTAGActttgcacatctcttttcatcttagGTCAATAAAAGTGCTCATGCAAAATGAATAAAGTCTTAAGAGCCCCAAAGTGTCCCTGTTAATTTACCCCCATGAGCTTCATAAACTAGCAATTCACATATAGAATAATT
The sequence above is drawn from the Populus alba chromosome 15, ASM523922v2, whole genome shotgun sequence genome and encodes:
- the LOC118033388 gene encoding RING-H2 finger protein ATL43 codes for the protein MGAFNKASSILFIFLASVFSNCFRPLFADIIGDIITPLNPPTPPPPLSQSNISRPNETPFRTSIAIIVAVLTTIFSVTFLLLLYAKHCKRGNGNAISVAGYDINDPNVRAARKHSGIDRAVIESLPIFRFSSLRGQKEGLECAVCLTRFEPTEVLKLLPKCKHAFHVECVDTWLDAHSTCPLCRYRVDPEDVLLIGNDVNNINYNNAEQDPEFLDIESGKQGDGSTAASPGFRRISGRHSSAGERVSSWFQHKLGVVPAATSFRRSLDSSSSRKKNIESASVTVGCFDRGGHRKDGLLLTIDDKTRLEHRIIVSGGFHQRWSDVQPSDLLYLRSEMILSDSRRLSTTSASASVNLQLDLVGDGRHRNGTGGSGRSVINTRSMSECTGLNRFASRSSNNNNQEGQVAGVISRWLAWISSLSQPAVRSDRTATSAS